The Astyanax mexicanus isolate ESR-SI-001 chromosome 12, AstMex3_surface, whole genome shotgun sequence genome window below encodes:
- the mmp23ba gene encoding matrix metalloproteinase-23, translating to MPEETRAMASSSPAQRGGLARVAVLGLCLAALHGASALPLWKTEEEAHISGVLIIGIRKDAHSHVLHLSRNKRYTLTPEKLKWDKFKLTYKLLSFPRNLMNASDTRRGIAKAFSMWSDVSPFSFREVPADQEADIKIGFYPVNHTDCLQSYLHHCFDGITGELAHAFFPPTGEIHFDDDEYWILGNMRFSWKKGVWLTDLVHVAAHEIGHVLGLMHSQNPQAIMHLNATLTGRKLITQDDVWGVHRLYGCLDRLFICPAWARKGYCESKRKLMQKHCPHSCDFCYAFPFPTVAPTAAPPRTKHKLVAEGKKLTFRCGKKIAAKQGKVYWYKDGELLEYSHPGYISLKNDHISIVANAINEGTYTCIVRKKNKVLTNYSWKVRVRF from the exons ATGCCGGAGGAGACCCGCGCCATGGCGAGCTCCAGCCCAGCGCAGCGCGGCGGCTTAGCCCGGGTGGCCGTGCTCGGGCTCTGCTTAGCGGCGCTGCACGGAGCCTCAGCCCTCCCTCTGTGGAAAACCGAG GAAGAAGCTCACATTTCTGGTGTTTTGATCATTGGGATTCGTAAAGATGCCCACTCCCACGTGCTTCACCTTTCCAGGAACAAACGCTACACCCTGACCCCGGAGAAGCTGAAGTGGGACAAATTCAAGCTAACCTACAA ACTGCTGTCATTTCCAAGGAACCTGATGAATGCCAGCGACACGCGCAGAGGCATCGCCAAAGCTTTCTCTATGTGGAGCGACGTGTCGCCTTTCAGCTTCAGAGAGGTGCCTGCTGATCAGGAGGCTGACATTAAAATCG GCTTCTACCCTGTAAACCATACGGACTGTCTGCAGTCCTACCTGCATCACTGTTTCGACGGCATCACCGGCGAGCTGGCCCACGCCTTCTTCCCCCCGACCGGAGAGATCCACTTTGACGATGATGAATACTGGATTCTGGGGAACATGCGCTTCAGCTGGAAGAAAG GGGTTTGGTTGACTGACCTGGTGCATGTAGCAGCTCATGAAATCGGTCATGTGTTGGGACTGATGCACTCCCAGAACCCGCAAGCCATAATGCATCTTAACGCCACACTGACGGGACGCAAACTCATTACGCAGGACGACGTCTGGGGCGTTCATCGACTCTACG GATGTTTGGATAGATTATTTATCTGTCCCGCCTGGGCCAGGAAAGGCTACTGCGAAAGCAAAAGAAAGCTCATGCAGAAGCATTGCCCTCACAGCTGTGACTTCTGTTATG CATTTCCTTTTCCCACCGTCGCCCCAACTGCAGCACCGCCACGGACCAAACACAAGCTTGTTGCTGAGGGGAAGAAACTCACCTTCCGCTGTGGAAAGAAAATTGCTGCGAAGCAAGGCAAAGTGTA CTGGTACAAAGATGGCGAGTTGCTGGAATACTCTCACCCTGGCTACATCTCCCTGAAGAACGACCACATCAGCATTGTGGCGAATGCAATCAATGAGGGTACATACACCTGCATCGTGAGGAAGAAGAACAAGGTCTTAACAAACTATTCGTGGAAGGTTCGAGTGCGCTTCTGA
- the ubiad1 gene encoding ubiA prenyltransferase domain-containing protein 1, whose amino-acid sequence MAAGQKKMSAETCVLAGSNGMNGAKAPMGTSVERNHNSKVSRVTKMALHLQDKCAAYVLALRPWSFSASLTPVALGSALAYKLEGSVDLIILLVCAVAVLVVHGAGNLVNTYYDFSKGIDHKKSDDRTLVDQILEPQDVVMFGALLYSVGCLCATLLYFLSTLRLEHLALIYFGGLSSSFLYTGGIGLKYVALGDVVILITFGPLAVMFAHAVQVGYLSVLPLVYAVPLALNTEAILHSNNTRDMDSDKQAGIVTLAILVGPTLSYIIYNLLLFVPYVLFCILATRYTISMALPLLTLPMAFPLERQFRSQCYSKIPQKTAKLNLLMGLFYVFGIILAPQGSLPLL is encoded by the exons ATGGCAGCGGGCCAGAAGAAGATGAGTGCTGAGACATGCGTGCTGGCAGGGTCTAacggaatgaatggggcaaaagCGCCAATGGGGACGTCCGTAGAGAGGAATCACAACAGCAAGGTTTCCAGAGTGACTAAGATGGCTTTGCACTTGCAGGATAAATGTGCGGCGTACGTCTTGGCCCTGCGGCCGTGGAGCTTCAGTGCTTCCCTCACACCTGTGGCTTTGGGGAGCGCTCTGGCCTACAAGCTCGAGGGCTCAGTGGACCTCATCATTCTGCTGGTCTGTGCCGTGGCAGTACTGGTGGTCCACGGTGCAGGGAACTTAGTGAACACGTATTACGATTTCTCCAAGGGGATCGACCACAAGAAGAGTGATGACAGGACTCTGGTGGATCAGATATTGGAGCCCCAGGACGTGGTGATGTTCGGCGCGTTGTTGTACTCAGTTGGGTGCCTTTGTGCCACCTTGTTGTATTTTCTCTCCACGCTAAGACTCGAGCATCTGGCTCTCATCTATTTTGGTGGACTCTCAAGCTCCTTTTTGTACACTGGAG GAATAGGTCTGAAGTACGTTGCTCTTGGTGACGTGGTCATCCTCATCACCTTTGGCCCATTGGCAGTAATGTTTGCTCACGCCGTTCAGGTGGGTTACCTGTCCGTGCTGCCGCTGGTGTACGCCGTGCCACTGGCACTCAACACTGAGGCCATCCTGCACAGCAACAACACACGCGACATGGACTCGGACAAACAGGCGGGCATAGTCACCCTCGCCATCCTAGTGGGTCCTACGCTGTCGTACATCATTTACAACCTGCTGCTCTTCGTCCCGTACGTGCTGTTCTGCATACTGGCCACACGTTACACCATAAGCATGGCACTGCCGCTGCTCACACTACCGATGGCCTTCCCACTGGAGAGGCAGTTCCGCAGCCAGTGCTACTCCAAGATCCCTCAGAAGACTGCCAAACTCAATCTGCTGATGGGACTTTTCTACGTCTTTGGGATTATTTTAGCACCTCAGGGTAGCTTGCCGCTCTTGTGA